ACGTGCGGTCGCGCGGCGCCAGATCTGCTATTCGGCGACCCCTCGTGCCTGATGTGGGGTGCATCACTGCTTCGAGCGTGAGGAAGCGATACGCCGCGCTATTCATGTGTGACTTGGCTCGCCGAGGACGGCGTTGCCCCGAAATATGGTGCCGACAGAAGCCCCCCGCACCGGGTCGTCCCCTGGTCACGGGCTGTCATACCGTCCTTTGCCATACTTTATTACGGGAATTTAACTGGTATTTTCACGACGTGGGACGCACACCTTGAGCGTTGAACTTTCCCGAGGACAGTCATGAAGTCGCTCATTTTGAAGTACGCCACGCCTCTCACCGCAACATTCTTTCTCGTCTCTCTAATCAGTGGAGTTTCACTTTTCATTCATGCAGGCCCGGGCGCGATGCACGGCATTCATGAGTGGCTGAGCATGGTTCTTGTTGCGCCGATCATGTTTCATGTCTTACGCAACTGGCGTGCGTTCAGTTCCTATTTCAAGCACGTCCCGATGGTCGTCGCGTTTGGTATCGCTAGCGCCGCAACAGGATTGTTCTTCATTCCTGCGACCGTGCCGACAGGGAGCAAAGACGGGCCGCCGCAGTTCGCCCTTGCCAGCGTTGTGCTTGAAAACTCAGTGGCGAGCGTTGCCCCGATCCTTGGGAAAACACCCGATACCCTGGTCGCCGAACTCAATGCCGCCGGATTTCCAGCGACGCCTGAAGCAAGGCTCTCGGATCTGCCAGCGAAATCACAAAAGACGGATCGGGATTTGTTGCGTGCGCTCCTGCCATAGCAGGGGACAAGTGTCCGGAGCACGGGAGTTTGGGACTGGCCCGAAAGCTCAAACCTTGCGCAGAGGACGGAGCTCAAGCTCGCGCCATAGGTCAGATCCCGGAAGTCCCATATATAGATTCCGCCTCAAACTCCGCTCGACGAAGCGCCCGTTACAGAAGATCGCATACTGTATCGTCGGGAATGGCGTTGTGCGCGCTGGCGCGGATGGCCCTTCAGATGTTCGCAGCCGTGAAGATCTCGAAGGGCAGCGTGTGTTGCGAGACGGTTGGGCTGCGGTTTGTTTGTACCGCTTCGGCCATGGCGCGGACGAGGGTGTCGGCCAACATGCGAGCCGGGTGAGATAGCACGACCTTTATGACGCCCTCTGCCAATCCAGCACGAGTTTCGTTGGTGAGTTCGTGGCCGACCACAATCATTTGTTTGGCAACCGGGCTACCGTCTTCGCGTAACGCGCGCATCACGCCGGTAATGCCCCCGCCAGCGACATAGAGGCCGACGAGATCCGGTTCCGTCTGCAGCAGCCGTCGGGTGATATCGTAGGCGATGTCGGGCTCCTCGAGGGTGACCATTGTTTCCATCATCTGAAACTCGGCGCCGCTCTCGCGGAAAAAAGAACGAAAGCCGGTTTCTCCGAGTTCCTGTGAAAGGTAGCGATGGCTGCCGACGAAAACGGCGACCTTTCCGGGGCGTCGGCTCATATTCGCGACGAACCAGGCCGCGGTCCGGCCCTTCTTGACGTTGTCGTTGCCGACATAGCCCGCCCGTCCGGGGGCGCTTAGGTCCGAGATCATGGTGAAAACAGGGATGCCCTCCGCCTCGAGCCCGTCGACTGCGTGGTTGATTTGCGGGTGATCGGAGGTGATGACGCCGATCGCGTCGACGTCACGGCTGAGCGCCAGCATGGCATTGGCGGTGTTTTCCGGCGCGAGCTCGTCGACGAAGCGGACGATTGCCCGCCCATGGGCGTCCGGATAGGTTTCGGCCGCCTTCGTCAAAACCTCCGCCCACATCTGGTAGAGCTTTCGGTGCGATTGCTTCAAAAGGAAGCCGAACTTCATCACGGGCTTTTCGTTTTCTAGGCGGCGGCGAATGGCCGTCACGCCATGAAAGCCTATGCGTTCGGCCGCTTCCAGGACGCGTTCCGCCGTCTGAGGCCGAACCGGATCCCGCCCGTTCAGCACTCTGTCAACCGTTGAAATACCGACGTTTGCGGCCTCTGCGAGGTCTGCGATGGTGGGGCGGCGCATCACGATTCTCCCAAATAATGAAAGTAATTCTGGTATGTTTTGGGAGATAAATCCAGCGAATAATTGACAGAGTTGGCAAGAAGGACGATGAATTGTCTCCAACGAAAGGCCAGCTGGTGGGTTGGCCGGCGGCGCGAGGAGCGCCGCATTCGGGAGGAAATTCCATGTCTGGATCGTCTGAGTTGGCGGCCGTCGCGGCACGCCCCGACAGCGCACGCGCCTACGAAGCAACTGCAAGCGCGGCGGCGTATGTGCTCGAAATGCGCGGTATCACCAAGGCATTCCCCGGCGTTCTGGCGCTCGATGGGATGAACCTGAAGGTCCGTCCAGGCACTGTGCATGTGCTTGTCGGCGAAAATGGCGCCGGCAAATCTACCCTCATGAAGATCCTGAGCGGTGTCTACACGATCGATGCCGGCGAGGTGGTCTTTCAAGGCGAAGCGCTCGACCACCAAAGCACCGCCGAAGCGCTCGCCCGCGGCATATCGATGATCCATCAAGAGCTTAGCCCGGTCCTCGATATGACGATCGCCGAGAACATCTTTCTTGGCCGCGAGCCGGCGCGGGCTGAAAAGGGACCGTTGTCGCGCTTCGTCGATTTCCGGAAGATGAACGACGATACCAGGGCCTTGCTCGATCGTCTGGGATTGAGGTACCGGCCCGACGAGAAGATGCGTGATCTCAGCGTCGCCGGCATGCAGCTGATCGAAATCGTGAAAGCGATCTCGCGCAATGCCTCGCTTGTGATCATGGACGAGCCGACCTCGGCGATCAGCGATACCGAGGTCGCTATGCTCTTCCGCCAGATCGCCGATCTCAAGGCGAACGGTGTCGCAGTGATCTATATCACTCATAAAATGGATGAAATCTTTCAAATCGCCGATGACATCACGGTGATGCGCGATGGCCAGTTCGTGGCGGCCGGTCCCGCTAGCGAATACGATGAGAACAAGCTCATCGCCCAGATGGTTGGCCGCACCATCACCAGCATCTTCCCCAAGGAAGAAGTCGAGATCGGCCCGGAAGTTCTTTCCGTCCGCGGGCTCACGCGCAACGGCGTCTTTAAGGATGTCAGCTTTACCGTCCGCGCCGGCGAGATCGTCGGACTTGCAGGGTTGATCGGCGCCGGTCGTACCGAAGTGTCTCGCGTCATCTTCGGCCTCGATCGGGCGGACGGCGGCGAGATCTTCCTGAACGGCGAGAAGCTGACGCTGCGCTCGCCAACCGATGCGATCACGCGTGGTATCGCCATGGTCTCCGAGGACCGCAAGGCGGAGGGGCTCGT
The genomic region above belongs to Ensifer adhaerens and contains:
- a CDS encoding DUF4405 domain-containing protein, whose protein sequence is MKSLILKYATPLTATFFLVSLISGVSLFIHAGPGAMHGIHEWLSMVLVAPIMFHVLRNWRAFSSYFKHVPMVVAFGIASAATGLFFIPATVPTGSKDGPPQFALASVVLENSVASVAPILGKTPDTLVAELNAAGFPATPEARLSDLPAKSQKTDRDLLRALLP
- a CDS encoding LacI family DNA-binding transcriptional regulator; its protein translation is MRRPTIADLAEAANVGISTVDRVLNGRDPVRPQTAERVLEAAERIGFHGVTAIRRRLENEKPVMKFGFLLKQSHRKLYQMWAEVLTKAAETYPDAHGRAIVRFVDELAPENTANAMLALSRDVDAIGVITSDHPQINHAVDGLEAEGIPVFTMISDLSAPGRAGYVGNDNVKKGRTAAWFVANMSRRPGKVAVFVGSHRYLSQELGETGFRSFFRESGAEFQMMETMVTLEEPDIAYDITRRLLQTEPDLVGLYVAGGGITGVMRALREDGSPVAKQMIVVGHELTNETRAGLAEGVIKVVLSHPARMLADTLVRAMAEAVQTNRSPTVSQHTLPFEIFTAANI
- a CDS encoding sugar ABC transporter ATP-binding protein; translation: MRGITKAFPGVLALDGMNLKVRPGTVHVLVGENGAGKSTLMKILSGVYTIDAGEVVFQGEALDHQSTAEALARGISMIHQELSPVLDMTIAENIFLGREPARAEKGPLSRFVDFRKMNDDTRALLDRLGLRYRPDEKMRDLSVAGMQLIEIVKAISRNASLVIMDEPTSAISDTEVAMLFRQIADLKANGVAVIYITHKMDEIFQIADDITVMRDGQFVAAGPASEYDENKLIAQMVGRTITSIFPKEEVEIGPEVLSVRGLTRNGVFKDVSFTVRAGEIVGLAGLIGAGRTEVSRVIFGLDRADGGEIFLNGEKLTLRSPTDAITRGIAMVSEDRKAEGLVLCRSVLENISLANLGKFAPGPFVNAAAEEKAAQDMIKMLQIKTPNSAMIVENLSGGNQQKIVIAKWLLRDLKLLILDEPTRGIDVGSKSEIHKLMVQFARQGLAIVMISSELPEILGMSDRVVVMSEGRVAGELTRAHANQESIMRLATGGH